A genomic region of Herbaspirillum sp. DW155 contains the following coding sequences:
- a CDS encoding extracellular solute-binding protein: MVQPLKTAKIFLSCLLAAALAHGTPAAAEHAFSLYDTPKYRPGFTHFDYVNPDAPKRGTLYLANPDARTSFDKFNPFSLKGVAAAGVDQFMFETLAVGSADEVASMYGLLADDMVVAPDRRSMRFHLNPKARFNNGDPVTAADVRYSFDTLMSKGSPQFKSLFGDVERCVVVDPMTVRFDFKSDNHELPLIVGGLPVFSPKWGAGTPFDRIQLTPPIASGPYAIESYDPGRSIIYQRRADYWGNDLPTRRGMYNFARIAYRFYKDDLARLEAFKAGEFDVVVEYSAKNWARGYTGPKFSDGQIVKRAFPHHNGANMQGFVMNLRRPQFQDARVRRALGLALDFQWMNRQLFYNQYTRVDSYFANSELAATGSPSADELKLLEPLRAQLPAAVFGPVPAPPNTDPPGSLRANLMQARRLFQEAGWTYRDGALRNDKGEVFQMEILDDQPSMSRVISIYVRNLEKLGVRVNQRTVDYALAQKLLENFEFDMTSLAIPATNSPGSEMFDIYGSRAADESGSNNVWGLKNAAVDQLIGKVVAAHSRAELLTATHALDRVLLNLYITVPHWYSSTHRMAYRNRFGIPAVLPRYYEANPYVVSMWWEEKPR; encoded by the coding sequence ATGGTCCAGCCCCTGAAGACAGCCAAGATTTTCCTCTCCTGCCTGCTGGCCGCCGCCCTGGCCCATGGCACCCCGGCCGCCGCCGAGCATGCCTTTTCGCTGTATGACACGCCCAAGTACCGGCCCGGCTTCACCCATTTCGATTACGTCAATCCGGATGCCCCCAAGCGCGGCACCCTTTACCTGGCCAATCCGGACGCCCGCACCAGCTTCGACAAATTCAATCCCTTCTCGCTCAAGGGCGTGGCCGCTGCCGGCGTGGACCAGTTCATGTTCGAAACCCTGGCCGTGGGCTCGGCCGATGAAGTGGCCTCCATGTACGGCCTGCTGGCCGACGATATGGTGGTGGCGCCGGACCGGCGTTCGATGCGTTTCCATCTCAACCCCAAGGCACGCTTCAACAATGGCGATCCGGTCACGGCCGCCGACGTCAGGTATTCCTTCGATACCCTGATGAGCAAGGGCTCGCCGCAGTTCAAGTCGCTCTTCGGTGACGTGGAACGTTGCGTGGTGGTCGATCCGATGACGGTGCGCTTCGACTTCAAAAGCGACAACCATGAACTACCCCTGATCGTGGGCGGCCTGCCGGTGTTCTCGCCCAAGTGGGGCGCGGGCACGCCATTCGACCGCATCCAGCTCACCCCGCCCATTGCCAGCGGTCCTTATGCCATCGAAAGCTACGATCCGGGCCGCAGCATCATCTATCAGCGCCGTGCCGATTACTGGGGCAATGACCTGCCCACGCGGCGCGGCATGTACAACTTCGCGCGCATCGCCTATCGCTTCTACAAGGATGACCTGGCCCGGCTGGAAGCCTTCAAGGCAGGCGAATTCGACGTCGTGGTCGAGTACAGCGCCAAGAACTGGGCGCGTGGCTATACCGGTCCGAAATTTTCGGATGGCCAGATCGTCAAGCGCGCCTTCCCGCATCACAACGGCGCCAACATGCAGGGGTTCGTGATGAACCTGCGCCGCCCGCAATTCCAGGATGCGCGGGTGCGCCGCGCGCTGGGCCTGGCGCTGGACTTCCAGTGGATGAACCGGCAACTGTTCTACAACCAGTACACCCGCGTCGATTCCTACTTCGCCAATTCCGAACTGGCGGCCACCGGCAGCCCGTCGGCGGACGAACTCAAGCTGCTGGAACCCTTGCGTGCCCAGTTGCCGGCCGCCGTCTTCGGCCCGGTACCGGCGCCGCCCAATACCGATCCGCCCGGCTCCTTGCGGGCCAACCTGATGCAAGCGCGACGGCTGTTCCAGGAAGCCGGGTGGACTTATCGCGACGGCGCTTTGCGCAATGACAAGGGCGAGGTGTTCCAGATGGAAATCCTCGACGACCAGCCTTCGATGTCGCGCGTCATCAGCATCTATGTCCGCAACCTGGAGAAACTCGGGGTCCGCGTGAACCAGCGCACGGTGGATTACGCGCTGGCGCAAAAGCTGCTGGAGAACTTCGAGTTCGACATGACCAGCCTGGCCATCCCCGCCACCAACAGTCCGGGCAGCGAGATGTTCGACATCTACGGCTCGCGCGCGGCCGACGAATCCGGTTCCAACAATGTCTGGGGACTGAAGAATGCCGCGGTGGACCAGTTGATCGGCAAGGTGGTGGCGGCCCATTCGCGCGCCGAACTGCTGACAGCCACCCACGCGCTGGACCGGGTGCTGCTCAATCTCTACATCACCGTGCCGCACTGGTATTCGTCCACGCACCGCATGGCCTACCGCAACCGCTTCGGCATTCCTGCGGTACTGCCCAGGTACTACGAAGCCAATCCCTACGTGGTCAGCATGTGGTGGGAAGAAAAGCCGCGCTGA
- the fabI gene encoding enoyl-ACP reductase FabI → MAFLQGKKILITGLLSNRSIAYGIAQACKREGAELAFTYVGERFKDRITKFAEEFDSKLVFDCDVGSDEQINALFADLGKSWSQLDGLVHAIGFAPSEAIAGDFLEGFSREGFKIAHDISAYSFPAMAKAAMPLLSSNAALLTLTYLGSERVVPNYNTMGLAKASLEASVRYLAESLGPKGVRVNGVSAGPIKTLAASGIKGFGKILGAVAATAPLRRNVTIEDVGNASAFLLSDLASGITGEITYVDGGFSRVVGGMAE, encoded by the coding sequence ATGGCATTTCTGCAAGGCAAAAAAATCCTGATCACCGGCTTGCTGTCCAACCGTTCCATCGCCTACGGCATCGCCCAGGCGTGCAAGCGCGAAGGCGCTGAACTGGCCTTCACCTATGTTGGTGAACGCTTCAAGGACCGCATCACCAAGTTCGCCGAAGAATTCGACAGCAAGCTCGTCTTCGACTGCGACGTCGGCAGCGATGAGCAGATCAATGCCCTGTTCGCCGACCTGGGCAAGTCCTGGAGCCAGCTGGACGGCCTGGTGCACGCCATCGGCTTCGCCCCCTCCGAAGCCATTGCCGGCGATTTCCTGGAAGGCTTCTCGCGCGAGGGCTTCAAGATCGCCCACGACATCTCCGCCTACAGTTTCCCGGCCATGGCCAAGGCTGCCATGCCGCTGCTCTCGTCCAACGCCGCCCTGCTGACCCTGACCTACCTGGGTTCGGAGCGTGTGGTGCCCAACTACAACACCATGGGCCTGGCCAAGGCCTCGCTGGAAGCCTCGGTGCGCTACCTGGCCGAATCGCTGGGCCCGAAGGGCGTGCGCGTCAATGGCGTCTCGGCCGGTCCCATCAAGACCCTGGCCGCCAGCGGCATCAAAGGCTTCGGCAAGATCCTGGGTGCCGTGGCGGCGACCGCCCCGCTGCGCCGCAACGTCACCATCGAAGACGTCGGCAATGCATCGGCCTTCCTGCTCTCCGACCTGGCCTCGGGCATCACCGGCGAAATCACCTACGTGGATGGCGGTTTCTCCCGCGTGGTGGGCGGCATGGCGGAGTAA
- a CDS encoding microcin C ABC transporter permease YejB, which translates to MNIWAYILKRILLMVPTLLGVIAITFAVIQFVPGGPVEQMVQELRGRSGVHESAGGSGAYRGRQGVDAERVKEIKALYGFDKPPLERFWLMLKGFATFDLGRSFYRHADVWELVKSKMPVSISIGLWTFFITYLISVPLGIAKAVREGSRFDSVTSAAVLVGYSIPGFVLGVFLLVMFGGGSFLQWFPLRGLTSDNWAQLSWFGKITDYLWHITLPIIASVAGSFATMTMLTKNTFLEEIRKQYVLTARAKGLSEKRVLYKHVFRNALIPLVTGFPAAFIGAFFAGSLLIETLFSLDGLGLLSYEAVIRRDYPVVMGTLYLFTLIGLAVKLIGDLCYVWVDPRVQFESLAK; encoded by the coding sequence ATGAATATCTGGGCTTACATTCTCAAGCGCATCCTCCTGATGGTGCCCACGCTGCTGGGCGTCATCGCCATTACCTTTGCCGTGATCCAGTTCGTGCCGGGCGGTCCGGTGGAGCAGATGGTGCAGGAGTTGCGCGGGCGCTCCGGCGTGCACGAATCGGCCGGTGGCAGCGGTGCCTATCGCGGTCGCCAGGGTGTGGATGCCGAACGCGTCAAGGAAATCAAGGCCCTGTACGGTTTCGACAAGCCACCGTTGGAGCGCTTCTGGCTGATGCTCAAGGGGTTCGCCACCTTCGACCTCGGCCGCAGCTTCTATCGCCATGCCGATGTCTGGGAGCTGGTGAAGTCGAAGATGCCGGTCTCCATCAGCATCGGTTTGTGGACCTTCTTCATTACCTACCTGATCTCGGTACCGCTGGGAATCGCCAAGGCTGTGCGCGAGGGCAGCCGCTTCGATTCGGTCACCAGCGCTGCGGTGCTGGTGGGCTACTCGATTCCCGGTTTCGTGCTGGGCGTGTTCCTGCTGGTGATGTTTGGCGGCGGCAGCTTCCTGCAATGGTTCCCGCTGCGCGGGCTGACCTCCGACAACTGGGCGCAGCTCTCCTGGTTCGGCAAGATCACCGACTACCTCTGGCATATCACGCTGCCCATCATTGCCTCGGTGGCGGGCTCGTTTGCCACTATGACCATGCTGACCAAGAACACCTTCCTCGAGGAAATCCGTAAACAATATGTACTCACTGCGCGCGCCAAGGGCCTCTCGGAAAAGCGGGTGCTCTACAAGCACGTCTTTCGCAATGCGCTCATTCCGCTGGTGACCGGTTTCCCGGCCGCCTTCATCGGTGCCTTCTTCGCCGGCAGCCTGTTGATCGAGACGCTGTTCTCGCTGGACGGACTGGGTTTGCTGTCGTATGAAGCCGTGATCCGCCGCGACTATCCGGTGGTCATGGGCACGCTCTACCTGTTCACGCTGATCGGCCTGGCGGTCAAGCTCATCGGCGACCTCTGCTATGTCTGGGTCGATCCTCGCGTGCAATTTGAAAGCCTGGCGAAATGA
- a CDS encoding DEAD/DEAH box helicase — protein MTFEALGLNPSIIKALTEAGYTSPTPVQEKAIPAAISGQDLLVSSQTGSGKTAAFMLPSLHQLADLPQAPQAARTPNQERQASRARGERPRYQPAQPKMLVLTPTRELALQVTTATDKYGAYMRRVRVVSILGGMPYPKQMQLLSRNPEILVATPGRLIDHMESGKIDFSQLQILVLDEADRMLDMGFIDDIEKIVAATPATRQTMLFSATLDGVVGNMAKRITNNPLTIQIASSSTRHENIMQRVHFVDDLSHKNRLLDHLLRDTSIDQAVIFTATKRDADTIADRLNIAGFAAAALHGDMHQGARNRTLNSLRRGQVRMLVATDVAARGIDVPGITHVFNYDLPKFAEDYVHRIGRTGRAGRNGVAISLVNHAEGMQVKRIERFTKQTIPVDVVEGFEPKKSAAPRSPRKPGGWRPGDGRSNNGPRFGAGNREGGGHREGGFGGNREGGHREGGYNREGRSFGGAKPAGNGPRREGGGGGYKGNGGGFRADGPRRSYGDR, from the coding sequence ATGACTTTTGAAGCACTCGGCCTGAACCCTTCGATCATCAAAGCCCTGACCGAAGCAGGCTATACCTCCCCGACCCCGGTCCAGGAAAAGGCCATCCCCGCCGCCATCAGCGGCCAGGATCTGCTGGTGTCCTCGCAGACCGGCTCGGGCAAGACCGCCGCCTTCATGCTGCCGTCGCTGCACCAGCTGGCCGACCTGCCGCAGGCGCCGCAAGCAGCCCGTACCCCCAACCAGGAACGCCAGGCCAGCCGTGCCCGTGGCGAGCGTCCGCGTTACCAGCCGGCACAGCCGAAGATGCTGGTGCTGACCCCGACCCGCGAACTGGCTCTGCAAGTGACCACCGCCACCGACAAGTACGGTGCCTACATGCGCCGTGTGCGCGTGGTGTCCATCCTGGGCGGCATGCCGTATCCGAAGCAGATGCAACTGCTGTCGCGCAATCCGGAAATCCTGGTGGCGACCCCGGGCCGTCTGATCGACCATATGGAGTCGGGCAAGATCGACTTCTCGCAACTGCAGATCCTGGTGCTGGACGAAGCCGACCGCATGCTGGACATGGGCTTCATCGACGACATCGAAAAGATCGTCGCCGCCACCCCGGCCACGCGCCAAACCATGCTGTTCTCGGCCACGCTGGACGGCGTGGTCGGCAACATGGCCAAGCGCATCACCAACAACCCGCTGACCATCCAGATCGCCAGCTCGTCGACCCGTCATGAAAACATCATGCAGCGCGTGCACTTCGTGGATGACCTGTCGCACAAGAACCGCCTGCTGGACCACCTGCTGCGCGACACCAGCATCGACCAGGCCGTGATCTTCACCGCCACCAAGCGTGACGCCGACACCATCGCCGATCGCCTCAACATCGCCGGTTTCGCGGCCGCCGCACTGCATGGCGACATGCACCAGGGCGCGCGCAACCGTACCTTGAACAGCCTGCGCCGCGGCCAGGTGCGCATGCTGGTGGCCACTGACGTGGCAGCGCGCGGCATCGACGTGCCGGGCATCACCCACGTGTTCAACTATGACCTGCCCAAGTTCGCTGAAGACTACGTGCACCGCATCGGCCGTACCGGCCGTGCCGGCCGCAATGGCGTGGCGATCTCGCTGGTCAATCACGCCGAAGGCATGCAGGTCAAGCGCATCGAGCGCTTCACCAAGCAGACCATTCCGGTGGATGTGGTCGAAGGTTTCGAGCCGAAGAAGTCGGCTGCACCGCGCAGCCCGCGCAAGCCGGGCGGCTGGCGTCCGGGTGATGGCCGTAGCAACAACGGCCCGCGCTTCGGCGCCGGCAACCGCGAAGGCGGTGGTCATCGCGAAGGTGGTTTCGGTGGCAATCGTGAAGGCGGCCATCGCGAAGGCGGCTACAACCGCGAAGGCCGCAGCTTCGGCGGCGCCAAGCCGGCCGGCAACGGTCCTCGTCGCGAAGGTGGCGGCGGTGGCTACAAGGGCAACGGCGGCGGCTTCCGCGCCGACGGCCCGCGCCGCTCCTACGGTGATCGTTGA
- the leuA gene encoding 2-isopropylmalate synthase → MMLSNPAAKYRPFPAIDLPDRTWPGKVIDTPPIWMSTDLRDGNQALIEPMNAERKLRFFELLLKTGLKEIEVGFPSASQTDFDFVRKLIVENRIPDDVTIIVLTQSREELIRRTVESLEGAKKAIVHLYNSVAPAFRKIVFNMSRDEIKNIAVTGTRLVKELTDARPGTEWRFEYSPESFSTTELDFSKEICDAVCETWGATPQRKIILNLPSTVECATPNVYADQIEWMCRNLKHRDSAIISVHPHNDRGTAVASAELAVMAGADRVEGCLFGNGERTGNVDLVTLALNLYTQGVNPGLDFSDIDVVRQVVEECNQIPVHPRHPYVGDLVFTAFSGSHQDAIKKGFAKQQPDAIWEVPYLPIDPADLGRSYDAVIRVNSQSGKGGMAYLLEQEYGLALPRRLQIEFSRAIQREADATGKEIAAADIYAIFQREYLQREEPYVYRAHRMSEDSSKAESINIEVDIVRNGQPVTVRGSGNGPIDAFVHALGLDIKLMDFHEHAIGAGADAKAASYIELRLNEAPTGFGVGIDANIVTASFKAVLSAVNRQIAISESANQAGSAQAKAA, encoded by the coding sequence ATGATGTTAAGCAACCCCGCCGCCAAATACCGCCCCTTCCCTGCCATCGACCTGCCCGACCGCACCTGGCCCGGCAAGGTCATCGACACGCCGCCGATCTGGATGAGCACCGACCTGCGCGATGGCAATCAGGCCCTGATCGAGCCGATGAACGCCGAGCGCAAGCTGCGCTTTTTCGAACTGCTGTTGAAGACCGGCCTGAAGGAAATCGAAGTCGGCTTCCCCTCCGCCTCGCAGACCGATTTCGATTTCGTGCGCAAGCTCATCGTCGAAAACCGCATTCCCGATGACGTCACCATCATCGTGCTGACCCAGTCGCGCGAAGAACTGATCCGCCGCACCGTCGAATCGCTGGAAGGCGCCAAGAAGGCCATCGTCCACCTGTACAACTCGGTGGCCCCGGCCTTCCGCAAGATCGTCTTCAACATGTCGCGCGATGAGATCAAGAACATCGCCGTCACCGGCACCCGCCTGGTCAAGGAACTGACCGATGCGCGCCCGGGCACCGAATGGCGCTTCGAATATTCGCCGGAATCCTTCAGCACCACCGAACTGGATTTCTCCAAGGAAATCTGCGATGCCGTCTGCGAAACCTGGGGCGCCACCCCGCAACGCAAGATCATCCTGAACCTGCCCTCCACCGTGGAGTGCGCCACCCCCAACGTCTACGCCGACCAGATCGAATGGATGTGCCGCAACCTGAAGCACCGCGACAGCGCCATCATCTCGGTCCACCCGCACAATGACCGCGGCACCGCCGTCGCCTCCGCCGAGCTGGCCGTCATGGCCGGCGCCGATCGCGTCGAGGGCTGCCTGTTCGGCAACGGCGAGCGCACCGGCAATGTCGACCTGGTGACCCTGGCATTGAACCTGTACACCCAGGGCGTGAACCCGGGCCTGGACTTCTCCGACATCGACGTGGTGCGCCAGGTGGTGGAAGAATGCAACCAGATCCCGGTGCACCCGCGCCATCCGTACGTCGGCGATCTGGTCTTCACGGCCTTCTCCGGCTCGCACCAGGATGCGATCAAGAAGGGCTTCGCCAAGCAGCAGCCCGACGCCATCTGGGAAGTGCCCTACCTGCCGATCGACCCGGCCGACCTGGGCCGCAGCTACGATGCCGTCATCCGCGTCAACAGCCAGTCCGGCAAGGGCGGCATGGCCTACCTGCTGGAACAGGAATACGGCCTGGCCCTGCCGCGCCGCCTGCAGATCGAATTCTCGCGCGCCATCCAGCGCGAAGCCGATGCCACCGGCAAGGAAATCGCCGCAGCCGACATCTACGCCATCTTCCAGCGTGAATACCTGCAACGCGAAGAGCCCTACGTCTATCGTGCCCACCGCATGTCCGAAGACAGCTCCAAGGCCGAGTCCATCAACATCGAAGTCGACATCGTGCGCAATGGCCAGCCGGTCACCGTGCGCGGCAGCGGCAACGGTCCCATCGATGCCTTCGTGCATGCGCTGGGCCTGGACATCAAACTGATGGACTTCCACGAACACGCCATCGGCGCCGGTGCCGACGCCAAGGCCGCCAGCTACATCGAGCTGCGCCTGAACGAAGCACCGACCGGTTTCGGCGTGGGCATCGATGCCAACATCGTGACCGCATCCTTCAAGGCCGTGCTGTCTGCCGTGAACCGCCAGATCGCCATCAGCGAGAGCGCCAACCAGGCCGGCTCTGCGCAAGCCAAGGCTGCCTGA
- a CDS encoding MlaD family protein codes for MTSPDHSDDKPALLQPRRARQRNWLPSLVWLIPIVAALVGLTLVTKILIDRGPMVTVSFRSAEGLEAGKTKVKYKDVEIGQVQSLKLAADRSHVLVGIQLNQDAAGFNAEDTRFWVVRPRIAASGISGLGTLLSGAYIGADAGASGETKKNFVGLEQPPIVTRDSSGRQFVLHTDDLGSLDIGSPIFYRRIKVGQVVAYDLDSDGRGVTLRIFVNAPYDKFVTPTSRFWHASGFDMELNASGFKLHTQALSTVVLGGIAFRDRDEGPLGTPAKEGTEYALVEDESAAMKEPDGAPQTALLYFDQSLRGLQPGATVDFRGVVLGEVKSIGVEYDKARAEFRMPVLVQIYPDRLDHHFRDETGAERRSNAQVMRMLVKRGMRAQLRNGNLLTGQLYVAIDFFPKAAPVQFDPDKMPLELPTIPGSLDELQQQLSDIAGKLSKVPFDEIGRDLQTTLKTLNKTLSTAEQTAARINNDIAPEMQAAMKDARKTLNAAERTLSDDAPLQQDIRQTMRELTKAAASIRILTDYLQQHPESLIRGKQEP; via the coding sequence ATGACTTCACCCGACCATTCCGATGACAAGCCGGCGCTGCTGCAACCGCGCCGGGCACGCCAGCGCAACTGGCTGCCCTCGCTGGTGTGGCTCATCCCCATCGTTGCCGCTCTGGTCGGCCTCACGCTGGTGACCAAGATCCTGATTGACCGCGGTCCCATGGTCACCGTCAGTTTCCGTTCTGCAGAAGGGCTGGAAGCTGGCAAGACCAAGGTGAAATACAAGGATGTGGAAATCGGCCAGGTACAGAGCCTGAAACTGGCCGCTGACCGCTCGCACGTGCTGGTAGGCATCCAGCTCAACCAGGATGCCGCCGGCTTCAATGCCGAGGACACCCGCTTCTGGGTGGTACGTCCGCGCATTGCCGCCTCCGGCATCTCGGGCCTGGGTACGCTGCTCTCAGGCGCCTACATCGGCGCCGACGCCGGCGCCTCGGGCGAGACCAAGAAGAACTTCGTCGGCCTGGAACAGCCCCCCATCGTGACCCGCGATTCCTCCGGGCGCCAGTTCGTCCTGCATACCGATGACCTGGGTTCGCTGGACATCGGTTCTCCCATCTTCTATCGCCGTATCAAGGTCGGCCAGGTGGTGGCCTATGACCTCGACAGCGATGGCCGCGGCGTGACCTTGCGCATCTTCGTCAATGCGCCCTACGACAAGTTCGTTACCCCGACTTCGCGCTTCTGGCATGCCAGCGGCTTCGACATGGAGCTCAATGCCAGCGGCTTCAAGCTGCATACGCAAGCGCTGTCCACCGTGGTGCTGGGCGGCATCGCCTTCCGCGACCGCGATGAAGGACCGTTGGGGACGCCGGCCAAGGAAGGCACCGAGTATGCGCTGGTGGAAGACGAAAGCGCGGCCATGAAGGAGCCCGACGGGGCACCGCAAACCGCCTTGCTGTATTTCGACCAGTCGCTGCGCGGCCTGCAGCCAGGCGCCACGGTGGACTTCCGCGGCGTGGTGCTGGGCGAAGTCAAGAGCATCGGGGTCGAGTATGACAAGGCGCGCGCGGAGTTCCGCATGCCGGTGCTGGTGCAGATCTATCCGGACCGTCTGGATCATCATTTCCGTGACGAGACTGGTGCCGAGCGCCGCTCCAACGCACAGGTGATGCGCATGCTGGTCAAGCGTGGCATGCGTGCCCAGCTGCGTAACGGCAACCTGCTGACCGGCCAGTTGTATGTGGCCATCGATTTCTTCCCCAAGGCCGCGCCCGTGCAGTTCGATCCGGACAAGATGCCGCTGGAACTGCCGACCATTCCGGGCAGCCTGGACGAATTGCAGCAGCAGCTCTCGGACATTGCAGGCAAGCTCTCCAAGGTACCCTTCGATGAGATCGGTCGTGATCTGCAGACCACGCTGAAGACCTTGAACAAGACCTTGAGCACGGCCGAGCAGACCGCCGCGCGCATCAATAACGACATCGCGCCCGAGATGCAGGCCGCGATGAAGGATGCCCGCAAGACCTTGAATGCAGCCGAGCGTACGCTTTCGGACGACGCCCCGCTGCAGCAGGATATCCGCCAGACCATGCGGGAACTGACCAAGGCTGCGGCCTCGATCCGCATCCTCACCGATTACCTGCAACAGCATCCGGAATCGCTGATCCGGGGCAAACAGGAGCCATGA
- a CDS encoding paraquat-inducible protein A, producing MSRWRFSSSVGRTAPPAPDLTREPDEDLQVQDAASLGVIGCHHCGTVWEGAQPHQPCGVCHAPLHVRKADSLTRTWALLIAACIMYIPANMMPVMVTSTLFDEQRDTILSGVIYFWTAGEWGLALVVFVASFLVPLFKLVALGILVFSARRRSRWRRLQRARLYRVVESIGRWSMLDVFVVSVLTGLVKIRGFADIHAGIGIAAFGAVVVLTMLASLSFDPRLIWDDRPQDQDSHDPGQAIPAIPSPHDTAHKPQETA from the coding sequence ATGAGCCGTTGGCGCTTCTCCTCCAGCGTGGGCCGCACCGCGCCTCCGGCTCCCGACCTCACCCGGGAGCCGGATGAAGATTTGCAGGTGCAGGATGCCGCCTCGCTGGGCGTGATCGGCTGCCATCACTGCGGCACGGTGTGGGAGGGCGCGCAGCCCCACCAGCCGTGCGGCGTGTGCCACGCTCCGCTGCACGTGCGCAAGGCCGACAGCCTGACCCGCACCTGGGCGCTGCTGATCGCGGCCTGCATCATGTACATCCCGGCCAATATGATGCCGGTGATGGTGACCAGCACCTTGTTTGATGAACAGCGCGACACGATTCTCTCCGGCGTCATCTATTTCTGGACCGCCGGTGAATGGGGCCTGGCGCTGGTGGTGTTCGTGGCCAGCTTCCTGGTGCCGCTGTTCAAGCTGGTGGCGCTGGGCATCCTGGTGTTTTCGGCGCGTCGCCGCAGCCGCTGGCGCCGCCTGCAGCGTGCGCGGCTGTACCGTGTGGTCGAGTCCATCGGCCGCTGGTCCATGCTGGACGTCTTCGTGGTCTCGGTCCTGACCGGGCTGGTAAAAATCCGTGGCTTTGCCGATATCCACGCCGGTATTGGCATCGCCGCCTTCGGTGCGGTGGTGGTGCTGACCATGCTGGCCTCGCTGTCCTTCGATCCCCGCCTGATCTGGGATGACCGTCCACAGGACCAGGATTCGCATGATCCCGGCCAAGCCATTCCCGCCATCCCCTCTCCCCACGACACTGCCCACAAGCCACAGGAAACCGCATGA
- a CDS encoding PqiC family protein: MMQATKRFSLKTLGAVALAASLLAACGSTPPTQFYTLAMPAEGAASARSASQGPQAFIEVMPVAVPERLARPQLVVRSDATRLDVLEQDRWSSPFNNELRDALSAGVAARLGAIDVSRGARPADQPSYRINVELRDFDAARNGRVQASFGWTITRSDDRSSAACRLTVVERVAGGSNADVVAATQRAVGQAVQAIADNVRALQARQGGQCAS, encoded by the coding sequence ATGATGCAAGCCACCAAGCGTTTTTCCCTCAAGACCCTGGGCGCAGTCGCCCTGGCCGCAAGCCTGCTGGCCGCCTGCGGCAGCACGCCGCCGACGCAGTTCTACACGCTGGCCATGCCCGCCGAGGGCGCTGCCTCTGCGCGCAGCGCCAGCCAGGGACCGCAGGCCTTCATCGAGGTCATGCCGGTGGCCGTGCCGGAGCGGCTGGCGCGTCCGCAACTGGTGGTGCGCAGCGATGCCACGCGCCTCGATGTGCTGGAGCAGGACCGCTGGTCCTCGCCCTTCAACAATGAATTGCGCGATGCGCTGTCCGCCGGCGTGGCCGCAAGACTGGGCGCCATCGACGTCTCCCGCGGCGCACGCCCGGCGGACCAGCCCAGCTACCGTATCAATGTGGAATTGCGCGATTTCGACGCCGCCCGAAACGGCCGGGTCCAGGCCAGCTTCGGCTGGACCATCACCCGTTCAGATGATCGCAGCAGCGCCGCTTGCCGCTTGACGGTAGTGGAGCGTGTGGCCGGTGGCAGCAATGCCGATGTGGTCGCGGCCACGCAGAGGGCGGTAGGGCAGGCGGTGCAGGCGATTGCCGATAATGTCCGAGCTTTGCAGGCGCGGCAGGGTGGGCAGTGCGCAAGTTGA
- a CDS encoding paraquat-inducible protein A, translated as MQKRTDLIVCEECDAVYQRMALGQREIACCLRCGAELERDTSGRLQHLLPLTIGALILFLIANVFPIVTIELQGLSSQTTLIGAVVALTRDGMSEVALLVLATTLLFPLIQLAILLYLLLPGARDRRPPGFVLLLRLMQAARPWGMIEVFMLGVLVALIKLSNLAEVIPGPALWSFGGLTVLLTVVVSFNPRYLWHLWEQQQAGQYGDRESGA; from the coding sequence ATGCAAAAACGCACCGACCTCATCGTCTGCGAAGAATGCGACGCTGTATATCAGCGCATGGCGCTGGGCCAGCGCGAGATCGCCTGCTGCCTGCGCTGTGGCGCCGAGCTGGAGCGCGATACCAGCGGCCGCCTGCAGCACCTGCTGCCGCTGACCATCGGAGCGCTGATCCTGTTCCTGATCGCCAATGTCTTTCCCATCGTCACCATCGAGCTGCAGGGGCTGTCCAGCCAGACCACCCTGATCGGTGCCGTGGTGGCACTGACCCGTGACGGCATGTCGGAGGTGGCGCTGCTGGTGCTGGCGACCACCTTGCTGTTCCCGCTGATCCAGCTGGCGATATTGCTCTATCTGCTGCTGCCGGGGGCGCGCGACCGCCGTCCGCCCGGATTCGTCCTCCTGTTGCGCCTGATGCAGGCAGCGCGGCCGTGGGGCATGATCGAAGTGTTCATGCTGGGTGTGCTGGTGGCGCTGATCAAGCTGTCCAACCTGGCCGAGGTCATCCCCGGACCGGCGCTGTGGTCCTTCGGCGGCCTGACCGTACTGCTCACCGTCGTGGTGTCTTTCAATCCGCGTTACCTCTGGCACCTGTGGGAACAGCAGCAAGCCGGGCAATACGGCGACCGGGAGAGCGGTGCATGA